The bacterium genome contains the following window.
ATCGGTAAGGAGGGGAAAATGGTAGTGCTACATACAAAGATATTAGAAAAAGACGGGAAAAAAGAATTTGTTGTAATACCTTACGAAGAATTTATACAAATTCAAGAGGAACTTGAAGACTACGAAGGACTAAAAGCACTCCGCGATGCTAAAATAAAAGAAGCAAATGCTCCCACCACTTCATTTAATGAAACAAAGAAAGAATTAGATATTGAATAAATTATAGTGGACCCCAAAAATAAGGAGGTCCCCATGCAAAACTTAAGAAAAAATTATTCACCAGCATTTAAGGCCAAAGTTACTCTGGAGGCTATCAAAGAGGAAAAAACTTCATCTGAATTAGCCAGTCAATACCAGGTTCACGCCGGTCAAATTAGAAATTGGAAGCATATTCTAAGAGAAAGAATTATAGATATATTTAACGGTAATAAAAGAAAGACGAAGGACAATAAAGACGAACTTATCCAATTAAGAAAAAGATAAGCTCGGCTATATCAGAAGGGATTAACAATAAAATTAAGCAGCTTAAACGTATAGCTCACGGATACAAGGATGTTGAGTCCTTTAGGCTGAAAATTCACCAGCCTTGCGGGTTACTAAATCATAGGAGATATCTACAATAATTACGAAAGAACCCTAAAATCTGTTAGCCACAAATAGAAATGTCCTATTTTGTATTAGATAAAAAAGATCTTTTATATGGGTTTATCTTAAATCTTCTCCATGGATGATCTATTGGAGAAATATCATCTTTCTTATCTTTAATTGCTCTTTTTCTTCTTTTGGTTTTAATGGTCTTTTCTCTATCTTTTTGTATTTGAGTTCAATACCATTGTATATAATATGTATGGTATTGTCTATTCTTTCTTCTACCACTACAGAATAAACCCCGTTAGATAGTAAACATCTAACGGGGTTTATTCTGGTATTTAAGGGAGTTTCTTCAATCGTCAAATCATTCTTAATTTATAGTTATTTACTTGTCAACAACTCACAACTAAATTGTTTCCTTACTTCTCTCCAATTTAAGATGGTACAAGGTATTTGAGAAACAGCTGTAGCAATCGCTGTTCCTACAGCACCGTATTTAGGTATTAAAAAAATATTTAAGATGATATTTATAGCCATAGAAATACTCATATTGACAACTCTTTTCCGTACAAGCTGTTGATAATTTAAAAAAGCATCAAAAAACACTAAGAAAGAAAGGCATATCACATATAAAGTTAAAATTCGAAGAGGTAGAACGGAAGGCAGATATTTTATTCCAAAAATAAATGGTATAAAAAATCCTGAAAAGAACAAAAGCGTAACAGCTATAGGTAAAAAAATATAAAAATTTCTTTTTAATAGAGAATGAAATAACCTTTCGAGTTCTTTCTTATTTTCTTTGTTTAACTTTGCAAAAACAGGCATTACTCCCATAGCCATAGCCAGACTTATATGTGGTAGATTGCCTGCAATCTGTTTTGCCACAGCATAAATACCAACTTCTCTATCAGTGCTTAATAATCCCAGCATGACAGTATCGATTTCTGTTAAAACCAAATAATTTATACCTACAACGAACAGAGGCAAACTATACTTGAGAATATCTTTTGTAAAATCTTCCTTTTCTGGTAACATGCTTTTATTATAAAAATTTTTATAAAGTAGATAAACTCCTATTGTAAAAGATATCGTCGTAGCCCCAACAAAAGAACTCAACACACTCAGCAATTTAAGAGAAAAATTTAAAAATACTATGGTTAATATTAACTTTAACCCAAATTCTATTAAGGCAATGATAAAATTAAACCTTATTCTATGTAGTCCTATGAAAATATTTTTTAATAATTCTAAAAATCCAGCAGACAAAATTAATACTGAAGAAAATAAAAAAAGT
Protein-coding sequences here:
- a CDS encoding flippase, with product MFAIVNYFIKNKLAKEVFWSFSTKGVSFLLYLSLNIYLARTLKVEKYGMWSFFYSIFTIILFFSCFGISSSAQKYIAQYSGTEKLSVVLKNSLKLGLIFNLAFAFLLFFIHNFLANLIGRPEFATLFLFSSVLILSAGFLELLKNIFIGLHRIRFNFIIALIEFGLKLILTIVFLNFSLKLLSVLSSFVGATTISFTIGVYLLYKNFYNKSMLPEKEDFTKDILKYSLPLFVVGINYLVLTEIDTVMLGLLSTDREVGIYAVAKQIAGNLPHISLAMAMGVMPVFAKLNKENKKELERLFHSLLKRNFYIFLPIAVTLLFFSGFFIPFIFGIKYLPSVLPLRILTLYVICLSFLVFFDAFLNYQQLVRKRVVNMSISMAINIILNIFLIPKYGAVGTAIATAVSQIPCTILNWREVRKQFSCELLTSK
- a CDS encoding transposase: MKKKISSAISEGINNKIKQLKRIAHGYKDVESFRLKIHQPCGLLNHRRYLQ
- a CDS encoding transposase codes for the protein MQNLRKNYSPAFKAKVTLEAIKEEKTSSELASQYQVHAGQIRNWKHILRERIIDIFNGNKRKTKDNKDELIQLRKR
- a CDS encoding type II toxin-antitoxin system Phd/YefM family antitoxin encodes the protein MVVLHTKILEKDGKKEFVVIPYEEFIQIQEELEDYEGLKALRDAKIKEANAPTTSFNETKKELDIE